From the Prochlorococcus marinus str. AS9601 genome, the window CTCAATTCCGTTTCTGCTCCATAATTTCCACCGATTATTATTTGAAATTCCTTTTTCAAGAATAACTTTTAACTCATTAATATCAGTAACATCTACTAGAAGTCCATTTTCACATTTTGAACGAATTTCTTTTGGCCCTCCATCATTTGTTGATATTATTGGTAATCCACAGGAAGAAGCTTCAAGAAGAGTTAAACCAAAAGGCTCTGTTAAAGCTGGATTTACAAATACACCCCCTCTGCTAGCAGCCCACCTATATAAAGCAGGAATCTGACTTGGAAGATGTTTTTTTGGATAAGCTACCTTTCCATACAAATTATATTTATCAATTATTTCAAAAATATTATTGAAAACATCTTTTTGTTGAGGATCAAGTTTTGAAGGACTATCTCTACAACCCAAAATCAGAATTAAATTAGTTTTTCTTTTTAATTTTTCAGATCTTCCATATGCCTCAATCAAAGATGGGATATTTTTTCTTCGTACAGCTCTAGAAATAGTCAAAAATGGAGGTTTAGTAGAATCCTTTAGAAAAGGTTTCATCATATTATCAATTTCGACTGTCTCGCTTGTGGAGTGAATATGATGAAATTTTTTATGGTCAACACCAGGAGGAATAACTTTAGCTTTGTGAGGTGAAAAAGAAGAATATTGGGAATATTGATACACTGACTCTTGTTTAGTGCTTGTAACAACAATATCTGCAGACTTCAATGCTTTTTCTTCTGCCTCAATTCTTTTGCTAATAAAATAAAGTTTTTCTATTTGATTAGTTTTTAAACCAGTATCAAGCAATTTCCTTTTTTTTTCTCTTCCTAAAGAATGACCTGTAAAAATAAGAGGAACGTTTAAAGATTTACTTAGTTTAACTCCTACATATCCAGCATCTGCATAATGAGCATGGATGAAATTAGGCTTTTTGCTTTTTTTATAGTAAGAAATTAGGGTTTCAGTTAAATGATCTAAATAAGGCCAAAGCAATTCCTTTCTTAAATATTTATTGGGTCCAAATTTGAATCTTAAAATTCTAACTCCAGGTTCTACAAATTCTTCTTCTTGAGAATATTCATCATCGACTTTAGGGTCTTTTATTAAACGAGTAACTAAATCCACTTGATCCACTTCTGAAGTATTAGCCAAGCTTTTAATTAACTCTAAAACGTATTTTGTTTGCCCTCCTGTATCTGCATCCCTGCCTAATTCAAGATTTTTAGAACGTATAAGACCATGTAAATGTAAATGTAAAAATTTCAACCTCATTCAGCAAGTCCTCCGTTCAACGGCCTTTAATACAAATAAGCTGAATTTTCAAAGGAAATATTAAGAAAGCATTATGATTTGAAATTTTTTTAATATAAAAGTTTTCAAAAAACCAGTTACAGAATAGTTTTATGCCTCTTTATAAAAAGAATTTTTTTTGCTGTAATAATTTAAATAAAAAGAAATACAACAAAAATTTACTTATTTCAGAACCTTTTTAAGATATTTTGCTGTATGACTTGTAGGATTTTTAGCTACATCCTCAGGAATACCTTCTGCAATAATTTCTCCTCCTTTATCCCCTCCATCAGGTCCTAAATCGATAATCCAATCTGAACATCTAATAACATCTAAATTATGTTCAATAACAATTACTGAATTACCTTTATCTACCAAACGTTGTATCACATCCATTAATTTATGAACATCATAAAAACTTAACCCTGTCGTTGGTTCATCAATCAAATATAAAGTTTTTCCAGTAGCCCTTTTTGACAATTCCGTGGCTAACTTAACTCTTTGAGCCTCTCCTCCAGATAATGTAGGAGCTGGCTGGCCTAATTTGACATATCCTAATCCAACATCAACCAATGTAGATAATCTGTCCGCAGCTTGAGGTATTGCTGAGAAAGTTTCTGCAGCTTGTTCAACAGTCATCTCTAAAACATCAGATATATTGAAACCTTTATATTTCACCTGAAGAGTTTCCCTATTAAAACGAGCTCCTTTACATACTTCACATTGAACATAGACATCAGGTAAAAAATTCATTTCAATTACATTGACTCCCTGACCTTTACAAGCTTCGCATCTTCCACCCTTCACGTTAAAGCTGAATTGACCAGCTTGATAACCTCTTGCTTTTGCTTCTACTGTGGCAGTAAATATCTGCCGTATAGGATCAAAAGCACCGGTATATGTAGCAGGATTTGATCTTGGAGTTCTTCCTATAGGAGATTGATCAATTACGATAACTTTATCAATTGCCTTTATACCCTTTAACTCTTTTACTCCTTGCGGGAAAGGGACTTTTAATCCTAGAGAATGACATAATGCAGGATGAAGTAATTCATTTATCAAAGTGCTCTTCCCACTTCCACTCACACCAGTTACAGAAACTAATCTTCCTAAAGGAAATTCAACAGAAATATTTTTTAAATTATTTTTAATACAATTATTTAAAATTAAACTTTTTTTTACAGATGATCTACGTTCTTTTGGAGTAGGAATCGACTTCCTACCACTGAGATAAGCTCCAGTTAATGACTTTTCGGAATTTAAGACATCTTGATAAGATCCTTTAGCAATAATTTCCCCACCATAAACACCTGCCCCTGGACCAATATCTACTAAATAATCTGCGGATTTCATAGTATCTTCGTCATGTTCAACGACGACCAAAGTATTTCCCAAGTCTCTTAAGCTTTTTAATGTTTCTAATAATCTGTCATTGTCTCTCTGATGCAAGCCAATACTTGGTTCATCTAATACATATAAAACGCCAGTAAGACCTGCACCTATTTGTGTGGCCAATCTAATACGCTGAGCCTCACCACCAGACAAAGTCATAGCAGGTCTGTCTAAAGTCAAATAATCTAAACCTACATTAATTAAAAACTT encodes:
- a CDS encoding glycosyltransferase; this encodes MRLKFLHLHLHGLIRSKNLELGRDADTGGQTKYVLELIKSLANTSEVDQVDLVTRLIKDPKVDDEYSQEEEFVEPGVRILRFKFGPNKYLRKELLWPYLDHLTETLISYYKKSKKPNFIHAHYADAGYVGVKLSKSLNVPLIFTGHSLGREKKRKLLDTGLKTNQIEKLYFISKRIEAEEKALKSADIVVTSTKQESVYQYSQYSSFSPHKAKVIPPGVDHKKFHHIHSTSETVEIDNMMKPFLKDSTKPPFLTISRAVRRKNIPSLIEAYGRSEKLKRKTNLILILGCRDSPSKLDPQQKDVFNNIFEIIDKYNLYGKVAYPKKHLPSQIPALYRWAASRGGVFVNPALTEPFGLTLLEASSCGLPIISTNDGGPKEIRSKCENGLLVDVTDINELKVILEKGISNNNRWKLWSRNGIEGVSRHFSWNTHVRNYLSVLTEEFLSSNSYSSSDIKQSCLKGTSSLIKPH